The following proteins are encoded in a genomic region of Chlamydiales bacterium STE3:
- a CDS encoding NADH-quinone oxidoreductase subunit I (Product derived from UniProtKB/Swiss-Prot:Q6MDQ8;Gene name derived from UniProtKB/Swiss-Prot:Q6MDQ8;EC number derived from UniProtKB/Swiss-Prot:Q6MDQ8) gives MKKKIYQVMSMLWGLLIILKHFFKKPITLLYPEEKRKLPKRSRGRHYLTKWEDGLERCVGCELCAIVCPSQAIYVKPAENEPGDVHSHGERYASDFQINMLRCIYCGYCEEACPTGAIILGNDYELASYDRESLIYTKEMLTEKNPGDSGRDPKREI, from the coding sequence ATGAAGAAAAAAATTTATCAGGTGATGTCGATGCTTTGGGGACTGCTGATTATCCTGAAGCATTTTTTTAAAAAGCCGATTACGTTGCTTTATCCTGAAGAGAAGCGCAAGCTACCTAAACGCTCACGAGGCCGTCACTATTTGACAAAATGGGAAGATGGGTTAGAGCGCTGCGTGGGGTGTGAGCTATGTGCGATAGTCTGTCCTTCCCAAGCGATCTATGTAAAGCCTGCTGAAAACGAGCCGGGTGATGTGCATTCTCATGGGGAGCGCTATGCCTCTGATTTTCAAATCAATATGCTGCGCTGTATCTACTGCGGTTATTGCGAAGAAGCTTGCCCGACTGGGGCTATTATTCTTGGAAATGATTATGAGTTGGCGAGTTATGATCGAGAATCGCTGATTTACACAAAAGAGATGCTTACAGAGAAAAATCCTGGTGACTCAGGACGTGATCCTAAAAGGGAAATATAG
- a CDS encoding NADH-quinone oxidoreductase subunit N (Product derived from UniProtKB/Swiss-Prot:Q6MDQ3;Gene name derived from UniProtKB/Swiss-Prot:Q6MDQ3;EC number derived from UniProtKB/Swiss-Prot:Q6MDQ3) has product MSAFVRLTDFIAISPLLILLFGALLLLLVETFAEKWAKKGTFYLALILLTTAFYAALFAPESRDPLLTPWLRFDELARFFSLFFLGIGILVALLSASFFQRFEATRGEYYFLLLSALFGLILIGSSADFLTLFLGIETLSISLYVWCSYMKKWEISHEAALKYFLMGSMAAAFLLYGIALIYGALGTTRFDALLTGYQGLTTTYDRALFLGGISFVTLGLAFEAALVPFQVWAPDVYHGAPSPVTSFMAVGTKAGAFAAFIILFLFALPHFDLRWNYAMAALACFSLVYANFVALKQTQMRRFFAYSGISHAGFLVLPIIAGTADALLTVQFYLAIYALATLGAFAVFAFLDETSEGVKIEDLKGLFKKSPVLACSLAFFFLTLAGIPPTAGFLAKLAIFKLLYQAGYVWLVILALLTTILSAYYYLRILAVMFSSETHENSILQHSWPASLVGVISSLGILILSIYPTPFLALLK; this is encoded by the coding sequence ATGAGCGCATTTGTCCGACTCACCGATTTTATCGCCATTAGCCCCCTCCTTATTCTTCTATTCGGAGCTTTGCTTTTGCTGTTGGTAGAGACTTTTGCTGAAAAATGGGCAAAAAAAGGCACATTCTATTTAGCCCTGATTCTCCTCACAACGGCTTTTTATGCTGCTTTGTTTGCACCAGAAAGTCGCGATCCTTTACTAACTCCTTGGTTAAGGTTCGATGAATTAGCCAGATTTTTTTCTCTTTTTTTTCTAGGCATAGGAATTTTAGTAGCCCTCCTATCAGCTTCTTTTTTTCAACGTTTTGAAGCAACGCGAGGCGAATACTACTTTCTCCTCCTTTCTGCTCTTTTTGGACTTATTTTAATTGGATCATCAGCGGATTTTTTAACTCTATTTTTAGGTATTGAAACGCTCTCCATCTCTCTTTACGTATGGTGTAGCTACATGAAAAAATGGGAAATTTCCCATGAAGCCGCTTTAAAGTACTTTCTTATGGGATCGATGGCGGCAGCCTTCTTACTTTATGGGATTGCCCTTATTTACGGAGCTTTAGGAACGACGCGATTTGATGCCTTGTTGACAGGCTATCAAGGCCTTACTACTACCTACGATAGAGCACTTTTTTTAGGAGGCATTTCTTTTGTAACCCTAGGCCTTGCCTTTGAAGCAGCGCTTGTCCCTTTCCAAGTGTGGGCTCCCGATGTCTATCATGGTGCCCCATCTCCCGTGACCTCTTTCATGGCTGTCGGAACGAAAGCTGGAGCGTTTGCTGCTTTTATTATTTTATTCTTGTTCGCACTTCCTCACTTTGATCTGCGTTGGAACTATGCCATGGCCGCCCTTGCTTGCTTTAGCTTGGTTTACGCTAATTTCGTCGCATTAAAACAGACACAGATGAGACGTTTTTTTGCTTATTCCGGTATTTCACATGCGGGCTTTTTAGTTTTGCCGATTATTGCGGGGACTGCCGATGCCCTTCTGACAGTGCAATTCTACCTTGCCATTTATGCCTTGGCCACTCTTGGTGCTTTTGCTGTCTTTGCTTTTCTTGATGAAACTAGTGAAGGAGTAAAAATAGAAGATCTAAAAGGGCTTTTCAAAAAATCTCCTGTTCTTGCTTGTTCTTTAGCCTTTTTCTTCTTAACTTTAGCGGGGATTCCTCCTACAGCAGGGTTTCTCGCTAAGTTGGCCATTTTTAAACTGCTTTATCAAGCAGGATATGTTTGGTTAGTCATCTTAGCTCTGCTGACGACAATACTTTCAGCCTATTACTATTTGCGTATTTTGGCTGTGATGTTTTCGTCTGAAACACACGAAAATTCCATCCTTCAACATTCCTGGCCGGCTTCTCTTGTCGGAGTGATTTCTTCTTTGGGCATTCTTATTCTTTCAATCTACCCAACGCCTTTTCTAGCATTGCTCAAATAG
- a CDS encoding Uncharacterized protein (Product derived from UniProtKB/Trembl:F8KV79) has product MTQDVILKGKYSMDLELHLSEWFFCIMLILSALGVLLARKPIYACLSFLMTLLTLAILYLQLSAQFIAVMQVIVYAGAILVIFMFVIVLFQDAHQKIGDGKEKSSLYLISLATGALTTAFVYFGKQIEGLPNLKRVLPEDFGMVAPIGKELYVDFFFPFEALILLFLIAIVGSIYIARKVY; this is encoded by the coding sequence GTGACTCAGGACGTGATCCTAAAAGGGAAATATAGCATGGATTTAGAGCTTCATCTTTCTGAATGGTTTTTTTGCATAATGTTGATTTTATCTGCTCTTGGTGTTCTGCTGGCACGAAAGCCAATCTATGCGTGCCTTAGTTTTTTGATGACGCTTTTGACACTTGCTATTTTATATTTGCAGCTATCAGCGCAATTTATAGCCGTGATGCAAGTCATCGTTTATGCCGGCGCTATATTAGTCATCTTTATGTTTGTCATCGTCTTATTCCAGGATGCTCACCAGAAAATTGGAGATGGCAAAGAGAAGAGTTCCCTCTATTTAATTTCCCTAGCAACAGGGGCGTTGACAACCGCTTTTGTTTACTTTGGAAAGCAAATAGAGGGGTTGCCGAATTTAAAAAGAGTACTGCCAGAGGATTTTGGCATGGTGGCACCCATCGGAAAAGAGCTGTATGTTGACTTCTTTTTTCCATTCGAAGCCCTCATTCTGCTTTTTTTAATTGCTATCGTGGGGTCCATATACATCGCGAGGAAAGTCTATTAA
- a CDS encoding NADH-quinone oxidoreductase subunit M (Product derived from UniProtKB/Swiss-Prot:P0AFE8;Gene name derived from UniProtKB/Swiss-Prot:P0AFE8;EC number derived from UniProtKB/Swiss-Prot:P0AFE8) — protein sequence MPYLMGLFLLPFFAVGAVLISRGISSKQLQWLALLLSLMPLAFLIGCHPHWIGSSVQHDWMPFLSIQFYLRIDSLSLLFLYLTAIIIPISILAIHPDQLESAHYFYALVLFLQGLLIGFFTARDLVFFVIFWEAMLLPLYFIINGWGGEKRQAASLKFLVYLIAGSCLMVVGLLALYSAAPIATFDLDQLAHSSATHSVWIFAIFALAFAVKTPLFPFHGWLPDAYYEAPTAGTILLSALLSKAGIYGFLRVGVGLFPELMMEWSSLFLGLAIVGVFYGGFAAWGQTDYKRLLAYSSFSHVNFILAGVFAWSQIAHSGAILQAFNHGITITALFLVAGWLSERIKTTSMETTSGLAQYLPSLCWLTFFFVLSAIALPGLNNFVGEIMILWGLFIPNPWMASILAATVILSALYMLRWMQKMYFGRPSGSGHLLQDISKKEFAIAFPLIILILWIGIYPAPFIESIKQTNEKMALAITEESK from the coding sequence ATGCCATATTTAATGGGATTGTTTTTATTGCCTTTTTTTGCTGTTGGGGCAGTGCTTATTTCAAGAGGAATTTCAAGTAAGCAATTGCAGTGGCTAGCTTTATTGTTAAGCTTGATGCCTTTAGCTTTTCTAATCGGATGCCATCCGCATTGGATAGGATCTAGCGTTCAGCACGACTGGATGCCTTTTCTTTCCATACAGTTTTATTTGCGCATCGATTCTCTTTCTCTTCTTTTTCTTTACCTTACAGCCATTATCATTCCGATAAGCATTTTAGCCATACACCCAGATCAATTAGAATCTGCCCATTACTTTTATGCCTTGGTATTGTTTTTGCAAGGCCTTTTGATCGGTTTTTTCACAGCAAGGGATCTTGTGTTCTTTGTCATTTTTTGGGAAGCCATGCTACTACCACTCTATTTCATCATTAATGGGTGGGGCGGTGAAAAGAGGCAAGCTGCATCGTTAAAATTTCTTGTTTATCTCATTGCTGGGTCTTGCCTTATGGTCGTCGGGCTTCTTGCTCTTTATTCCGCAGCCCCCATTGCTACTTTTGATCTTGATCAGCTGGCTCATTCTTCCGCCACACACTCTGTTTGGATTTTTGCCATTTTTGCCTTAGCTTTTGCTGTAAAAACTCCTCTTTTTCCCTTTCACGGATGGTTACCTGATGCTTACTACGAGGCTCCGACTGCCGGAACGATTCTTCTTTCGGCTCTGCTCTCCAAAGCCGGTATCTATGGATTTTTAAGGGTCGGTGTTGGTCTGTTTCCCGAATTGATGATGGAGTGGAGCTCCCTCTTTTTGGGGTTGGCTATTGTCGGCGTATTTTATGGAGGATTCGCCGCTTGGGGACAAACAGATTATAAAAGGCTTCTTGCTTATTCGAGCTTTTCGCACGTCAATTTTATTTTAGCAGGTGTCTTTGCCTGGAGCCAGATAGCACACTCTGGAGCTATCTTACAGGCTTTCAACCACGGGATAACAATTACAGCCCTTTTTCTGGTTGCTGGTTGGCTGTCCGAGCGTATTAAGACGACTTCAATGGAAACAACAAGTGGACTTGCGCAATACCTGCCTTCTCTTTGCTGGTTGACGTTCTTTTTTGTACTCTCTGCGATTGCCTTACCGGGATTAAATAACTTTGTCGGGGAAATCATGATTTTATGGGGCTTATTTATTCCCAATCCCTGGATGGCATCTATCCTCGCCGCTACGGTCATTTTATCCGCCCTCTATATGCTACGGTGGATGCAAAAAATGTATTTTGGAAGGCCATCTGGGTCTGGTCATTTATTACAGGATATTAGTAAAAAAGAATTTGCGATTGCTTTTCCTTTAATCATTTTGATTTTATGGATTGGGATCTACCCAGCCCCTTTTATAGAAAGTATCAAGCAAACCAATGAAAAAATGGCCCTAGCTATTACAGAGGAATCAAAATGA
- a CDS encoding NADH-quinone oxidoreductase subunit L (Product derived from UniProtKB/Swiss-Prot:P33607;Gene name derived from UniProtKB/Swiss-Prot:P33607;EC number derived from UniProtKB/Swiss-Prot:P33607), with protein MGQLILLGLLSPLMGFLFLLVGSHLMRRKTIGRVACGTIAISFICFATLLSFTLTENVQEWHLPFFQWLPVQGINASFTLHIDALSLSMALIITGVGFLIHVYSMGYIEHENSYGRYFAYLNFFVFAMLLLVLAGDLVLLFVGWEGVGLASYLLIGFWYEKPSATRAATKAFVVNRIGDLGLLIGLLLTFRLFGTSDIPTILQQASQDFSIGAPAITLLTFLYFIGVSGKSAQIPLHVWLPDAMEGPTPVSALIHAATMVTAGVYLIVRLHPLFLLAPTTLLIIGAIGAATALFAALSALAQIDLKRVLAYSTMSQLGYMFLACGVGSFYGAMFHLTMHAFIKALLFLSAGNVIHRMHDETDMRKMGGLSKVFKKTHWLFLIGVLALSGIPPLAAFFSKDLILEEAYRGGFKTLFYVGLLASFLTAFYMVRAYCLTFSGALQETNKHLKEVRSVMIAPLIVLAFFSIFGGFIGFSMTPPSLLESLLAKVGIAETSIAHHHSSSWTIGVSIAAALLGLSGAALLYTRHTERLGKPLEFLKNAFYFDNCYSVLFVRPLKAFSRRINTLLEPHVFAKSIELTARMGAKIAGCLQLMQSGQLRSYVAWMALGAVFLMAYFMF; from the coding sequence ATGGGACAATTGATTCTGCTGGGTCTTTTATCACCCTTAATGGGCTTCCTTTTTCTCCTCGTAGGTTCTCATCTGATGCGAAGAAAAACAATCGGTCGAGTGGCATGTGGCACAATTGCGATTTCTTTCATTTGCTTTGCCACACTTCTTTCTTTCACCCTTACAGAAAATGTGCAGGAATGGCATTTACCTTTTTTTCAGTGGCTTCCTGTTCAAGGAATCAATGCAAGCTTTACCCTGCATATTGATGCCCTTTCTCTCTCGATGGCCCTCATCATTACGGGGGTAGGATTTCTTATCCACGTTTACTCAATGGGATACATCGAACATGAAAATAGCTATGGGCGCTACTTTGCTTATCTGAACTTTTTCGTTTTCGCGATGCTGCTTTTAGTCTTGGCAGGGGATTTAGTGCTTCTTTTTGTAGGCTGGGAAGGTGTCGGTCTGGCCTCTTATCTGCTGATTGGATTTTGGTATGAAAAACCCTCGGCAACCCGAGCCGCAACAAAAGCTTTTGTAGTGAATCGCATTGGCGATTTAGGATTGCTGATTGGCTTACTGCTTACCTTCCGCCTATTCGGAACCAGCGATATCCCAACTATTTTACAACAAGCAAGCCAGGATTTTTCAATTGGAGCTCCTGCTATAACCCTGCTCACCTTTCTTTACTTTATTGGAGTGTCTGGCAAGTCGGCTCAAATTCCCCTTCACGTATGGCTGCCCGATGCCATGGAAGGACCAACGCCAGTCTCAGCTCTTATCCATGCTGCAACCATGGTCACTGCAGGCGTTTATTTAATTGTGCGGCTGCACCCACTCTTTCTTTTGGCTCCTACGACGTTACTTATCATCGGTGCAATTGGAGCGGCAACTGCTCTATTTGCAGCTCTCTCTGCGTTAGCTCAAATCGATTTAAAACGTGTTTTAGCCTATTCGACAATGAGCCAGCTTGGCTACATGTTTTTAGCGTGTGGTGTTGGCTCCTTCTACGGAGCTATGTTTCATTTAACGATGCATGCTTTTATCAAAGCTCTGCTTTTCCTCTCAGCCGGAAATGTTATTCACAGAATGCATGATGAGACCGATATGCGCAAGATGGGGGGCCTCTCCAAAGTTTTTAAGAAGACGCACTGGCTGTTTTTGATTGGAGTTTTGGCTTTATCAGGAATTCCACCCTTAGCGGCGTTTTTTAGCAAGGACTTAATTTTAGAAGAGGCCTATAGGGGAGGATTTAAAACGCTATTTTACGTGGGCCTTTTAGCTTCTTTTCTAACGGCATTTTATATGGTCCGAGCTTATTGTTTGACCTTTTCAGGTGCTTTGCAAGAGACGAATAAACATCTTAAAGAAGTCCGCTCAGTCATGATTGCTCCTTTAATTGTGCTGGCTTTTTTTTCTATTTTCGGTGGCTTCATTGGCTTTTCTATGACGCCACCCTCTCTATTGGAAAGTTTACTTGCTAAAGTTGGAATCGCAGAAACTTCTATTGCGCATCATCATTCCTCTTCCTGGACGATAGGGGTGTCGATTGCTGCCGCACTACTCGGGTTAAGTGGTGCCGCTCTTCTTTACACACGGCACACTGAGCGATTAGGGAAACCGTTAGAATTTTTGAAAAATGCGTTTTACTTTGATAATTGTTACAGTGTGCTTTTTGTAAGGCCTCTGAAAGCTTTTTCCAGAAGGATTAATACCCTTCTAGAACCTCATGTTTTTGCAAAATCTATCGAGCTAACCGCTCGCATGGGAGCTAAGATTGCCGGCTGCTTGCAATTGATGCAAAGCGGTCAGTTGCGCTCTTACGTAGCGTGGATGGCATTAGGTGCTGTATTTTTGATGGCTTATTTTATGTTCTAA
- a CDS encoding NADH-quinone oxidoreductase subunit K (Product derived from UniProtKB/Swiss-Prot:Q6MDQ6;Gene name derived from UniProtKB/Swiss-Prot:Q6MDQ6;EC number derived from UniProtKB/Swiss-Prot:Q6MDQ6), which translates to MNILLLIYMSMALFFLGVIGVLIKRNALILFLSIELMLNAANLLFVVFSYHWGNQTGLIWVFFVLVIAAAEAAVGFAIIINLFRSKQVVDVDEYNTLRG; encoded by the coding sequence ATGAATATTTTACTACTCATCTACATGAGCATGGCTCTCTTCTTTCTTGGAGTGATCGGCGTTTTAATCAAACGCAATGCCCTCATCCTTTTCCTTTCTATTGAGCTGATGCTCAATGCGGCAAATCTTCTTTTTGTGGTTTTTTCTTACCACTGGGGAAACCAGACTGGGCTGATTTGGGTCTTTTTTGTCCTCGTCATCGCTGCTGCAGAGGCTGCAGTAGGGTTCGCGATCATTATCAATCTTTTCCGCTCAAAGCAAGTTGTCGATGTGGATGAGTACAACACTCTAAGAGGATGA